Proteins encoded together in one Camelina sativa cultivar DH55 chromosome 9, Cs, whole genome shotgun sequence window:
- the LOC104713706 gene encoding agamous-like MADS-box protein AGL17, whose amino-acid sequence MGRGKIVIQKIDDSTSRQVTFSKRRKGLIKKAKELAILCDAEVGLIIFSNTDKLYDFASSSVKSTIERFNKTKMEQQQVLNPASEVKFWQREAETLRKELHSLQENHRQLTGEQLNGLGIKELHNLESQLEMSLRGIRMKKEQILTNEIKELTRKRNLVHHENLELSRKVQRIHQENVELYKKAYATSNKNGLGNHELVDAVDDESHAEVRLQLSQPEQSH is encoded by the exons ATGGGGAGAGGGAAGATTGTGATCCAGAAGATTGATGATTCGACCAGTAGGCAAGTCACTTTCTCCAAAAGAAGAAAGGGTCTCATCAAGAAAGCTAAAGAACTTGCTATTCTCTGTGATGCTGAGGTCGGTCTCATCATTTTCTCCAATACCGACAAGCTCTATGACTTTGCCAGCTCCAG TGTAAAATCTACTATTGAACGCTTCAATAAGACCAAGATGGAGCAGCAACAAGTACTTAACCCTGCATCAGAAGTTAAG TTTTGGCAAAGAGAGGCTGAAACATTGAGGAAAGAACTACACTCATTGCAAGAAAATCATAG GCAACTAACGGGAGAGCAACTAAATGGTTTGGGCATTAAAGAACTGCACAATCTAGAGAGCCAGCTTGAAATGAGTTTACGTGGAATTCGTATGAAAAAG GAACAAATTTTGACCaatgaaatcaaagaactaactAGAAAG AGGAATCTTGTTCATCATGAAAACCTCGAATTGTCGAGAAAAGTACAAAGGATTCATCAGGAAAACGTCGAACTATACAAGAAG GCTTATGCAACGTCAAACAAAAATGGATTGGGAAATCATGAGCTAGTAGATGCAGTTGATGATGAATCCCATGCAGAGGTTAGGCTGCAGCTAAGCCAGCCTGAGCAGTCCCATTAA
- the LOC104713708 gene encoding protein BRICK 1-like, translating to MAKAGGITNAVNVGIAVQADWENREFISHISLNVRRLFEFLVQFESTTKSKLASLNEKLDLLERRLELLEVQVSTATANPSLFAT from the exons ATGGCGAAAGCAGGAGGGATCACGAACGCAGTAAACGTAGGAATCGCTGTTCAAGCAGATTGGGAGAATCGAGAATTCATCTCACACATCTCTCTCAATGTTCGTCGTCTCTTCGAATTCCTCGTCCAATTCG aatcGACCACAAAGAGCAAGTTGGCATCTTTGAATGAGAAGTTGGATCTGTTGGAACGTCGCTTGGAATTGCTGGAAGTGCAAGTGAGTACCGCCACAGCTAATCCTTCTCTGTTTGCTACGTGA
- the LOC104713709 gene encoding glycine-rich domain-containing protein 1, which translates to MDKEKDHELEWLEAQKIEISVDLLAAAKQQLLFLATVDRNRWLYDGPALEKAIYRYNACWLPLLAKYSESSSSVGEGPLVPPLDCEWIWHCHRLNPVRYKSDCEDFYGRVLDNSGVVSSVNGNCKLKTEDLWKTLYPEEPYELDLNNIVSEDVSEKSSALEKCTKYDLVSAVKRQSPFYYQVSRSHVNNDIFLQEAVARYKGFLYLIKTNRERSLKRFCVPTYDVDLIWHTHQLHPVSYCDDMEKLIGKVLEHDDTDSDRGKGKKLDTGFSKTTAQWEETFGTRYWKAGAMHRGKTPTPVTTSPYVSDVFAKEPTAKDNFQNLIQFSEVEVVEVLLEIIGIRNIPDGHKGRLSVLFSKSQPDSLFNAERRLTILSEVGEKQVATFQCEPTGELVFKLVSSSPSKIPVSREPKNLGYASLSLKEFLFPVTTQLSVEKWLELTPSKGSKADQKPISLRVAVSFTPPISSPSVLHMVQSRPSCKGSCFFPIIGKSRLAKSLTHIVDETQTEVIRLQMRNSTSGATLKHDQRKVIGETDSGETHVLADYTGSFWSLLNSKWSLKKMNASSADMPLFELLGPQVVKVFSGRKLDYEPKHCANLRSDQDFMTLVEFSKQHPYGKAVGLVDMKFGSIEAKENWLVLPGIVSAFILNAVLKKGGFDGVTVGTKDVKEESKQTKLVAVSENKVNADSTHVGTAAAIIAPEKGSGCGGGCSGECGNMMKAANASGCGSGCSGECGDMVNIAANASGCGSGCSGECGDMVKAANASGCGSGCSGECGDMVKAVKASGCGGGCSGECGDMVKAAKASGCGGGCGGGCGNMVKAANASGCGGGCSGECGNMVKAA; encoded by the exons ATGGATAAGGAGAAGGATCATGAATTGGAGTGGCTTGAAGCTCAGAAGATAGAGATAAGCGTTGACTTATTAGCTGCAGCTAAGCAACAGCTTCTGTTCCTCGCTACTGTTGATAGGAACCGATGGCTTTACGATGGCCCTGCACTCGAAAAAGCCATCTACAG GTACAATGCTTGTTGGCTTCCTTTGCTTGCCAAATACTccgagtcatcatcatcagttggTGAAGGGCCTTTGGTCCCTCCTCTTGATTGTGAATGGATTTGGCATTGCCACAGGCTTAATCCG GTGAGGTATAAGTCTGACTGTGAGGACTTTTACGGGAGAGTTCTCGACAATTCTGGAGTTGTATCTTCTGTTAATGGCAACTGCAAATTAAAAACTGAAGATTTATGGAAAACATTGTATCCTGAGGAACCTTATGAGTTAGACTTGAATAACATAGTCTCGGAGGATGTCTCTGAGAAATCTTCAGCTCTCGAGAAATGCACCAAATATGATCTTGTTTCAGCTGTTAAGAGGCAGAGCCCATTTTACTACCAGGTTTCGAGGTCCCATGTAAACAATGACATTTTTCTGCAAGAAGCTGTTGCGAGATATAAGGGCTTTCTCTATCTGATTAAAACGAACAGAGAAAGGTCTTTAAAACGGTTTTGTGTTCCGACTTATGATGTTGACCTTATCTGGCACACACATCAACTGCATCCAGTTTCTTATTGTGATGATATGGAGAAGCTCATTGGTAAGGTGTTGGAGCATGATGATACAGATTCTGACCGAGGCAAAGGTAAGAAGCTCGATACCGGTTTTTCTAAGACTACTGCTCAATGGGAGGAGACTTTTGGTACTAGGTACTGGAAAGCCGGTGCAATGCATAGAGGCAAAACCCCTACACCTGTCACCACTTCTCCTTATGTTTCTGATGTTTTTGCCAAAGAACCAACTGCAAAGGACAATTTTCAGAACTTAATCCAATTTTCAGAGGTGGAAGTTGTTGAG GTTCTCTTGGAGATAATTGGGATTAGAAACATACCAGATGGACATAAGGGAAGGCTCTCGGTTCTGTTCAGTAAAAGCCAGCCTGATTCTCTTTTCAATGCTGAACGTAGACTGACCATTTTATCCGAGGTTGGGGAAAAGCAAGTTGCTACTTTCCAGTGTGAACCTACAGGAGAGCTTGTTTTCAAACTTGTTTCCTCTTCACCGTCTAAGATACCAGTTTCGAGAGAGCCTAAAAACTTGGGTTATGCTTCTTTATCACTAAAGGAGTTTCTATTTCCAGTAACGACTCAACTCTCTGTGGAAAAGTGGCTGGAGTTAACACCTAGCAAAGGTAGCAAAGCAGATCAAAAACCCATAAGCCTGCGAGTCGCTGTCTCGTTTACTCCACCAATAAGCAGTCCATCAGTTTTACACATGGTTCAATCAAGACCATCGTGCAAAGGCTCTTGCTTCTTTCCAATTATTGGGAAGTCCCGTCTTGCTAAGAGCTTAACACACATTGTTGATGAAACACAAACAGAGGTGATCAGACTTCAAATGAG GAACTCTACTAGTGGAGCTACACTTAAACATGATCAAAGAAAAGTGATTGGCGAGACAGACTCTGGTGAAACTCACGTGCTTGCGGATTATACTGGTAGTTTCTGGTCTTTGTTGAACTCCAAATGGTCACTTAAAAAAATGAACGCCTCCAGTGCAGATATGCCGCTCTTCGAGCTTTTGGGTCCTCAAGTG GTGAAAGTTTTCTCTGGGAGGAAGCTGGATTATGAACCAAAACACTGCGCAAACCTTAGAAGTGATCAAGATTTCATGACTCTTGTGGAATTTTCTAAGCAACATCCATATGGAAAAGCTGTGGGATTGGTTGATATGAAATTTGGTTCCATTGAG GCGAAAGAGAATTGGTTGGTTTTGCCTGGAATCGTATCTGCTTTCATACTCAATGCTGTTCTGAAGAAAGGAGGTTTTGATGGCGTCACTGTCGGAACCAAAGACGTAAAAGAGGAAAGCAAACAGACTAAACTTGTAGCTGTGTCAGAAAATAAAGTGAATGCAGACTCCACTCATGTAGGGACTGCAGCTGCTATCATAGCTCCTGAAAAAGGCAGCGGCTGCGGAGGTGGCTGTAGCGGTGAATGCGGAAACATGATGAAAGCAGCTAATGCTAGTGGTTGCGGCAGTGGTTGTAGTGGAGAATGCGGAGATATGGTGAACATAGCAGCAAATGCTAGCGGCTGTGGTAGTGGATGTAGCGGTGAATGTGGAGATATGGTGAAAGCAGCAAATGCTAGCGGTTGTGGCAGTGGTTGCAGTGGAGAATGCGGGGACATGGTGAAAGCAGTTAAAGCTAGCGGTTGCGGAGGTGGTTGTAGTGGAGAATGTGGAGACATGGTGAAAGCAGCGAAAGCTAGCGGTTGCGGCGGGGGTTGTGGCGGGGGTTGCGGAAACATGGTGAAAGCAGCAAATGCAAGCGGCTGCGGGGGTGGTTGTAGCGGTGAATGCGGAAACATGGTCAAAGCAGCTTAA
- the LOC104713710 gene encoding auxin-responsive protein IAA8, giving the protein MSYRLLSVDKEELDISPPGLKERNYLGLSDCSSVDSSTIHNRVQDGEKSNLNFKATELRLGLPESQSPERETDFGLLSPRTPDEKLLFPLLPSKDTAASATIGHKNVVSGNKRGFADTWDEFSSVKGSVRPGGGINMMLSPKIKDVPKSILEERSHAKGGSNNAPAAKAQVVGWPPIRSYRKNTMASSTSKNTDEVDGKPGLGALFVKVSMDGAPYLRKVDLRTYTCYQQLSSALEKMFSCFTLGQCGLHGAQGRERMSEIKLKDLLHGSEFVLTYEDKDGDWMLVGDVPWEIFTETCQKLKIMKGSDSIGLAPGAVEKSKNKDRV; this is encoded by the exons ATGTCTTATCGATTGCTAAGTGTGGATAAGGAGGAACTGGATATATCACCACCTGGTTTGAAAGAACGTAACTACTTAGGCCTCTCTGATTGCTCCTCTGTTGATAGCTCAACCATTCACAATCGTGTTCAAGATGGTGAGAAGAGCAATCTCAATTTCAAAGCTACAGAACTGAGGCTAGGTCTTCCTGAGTCTCAATCTCCCGAGAGAGAAACTGATTTCGGTTTGCTTAGCCCGAGAACACCCGATGAGAAACTTCTCTTCCCGCTCTTACCTTCTAAAGACACTGCTGCTTCTGCTACTATAGGGCACAAGAATGTTGTTTCTGGAAACAAAAGAGGATTCGCTGACACTTGGGATGAGTTTTCGAGTGTTAAAGGATCTGTTAGACCAGGAGGAGGGATCAACATGATGCTGTCGCCAAAAATTAAGGATGTCCCGAAGAGTATTCTAGAAGAACGGTCTCATGCTAAGGGTGGTTCGAACAATGCACCAGCTGCCAA GGCACAGGTTGTTGGTTGGCCTCCAATCAGATCATACAGGAAGAATACAATGGCTTCTTCTACTTCGAAGAACACTGATGAGGTTGATGGGAAACCTGGTCTTGGTGCTCTGTTTGTGAAAGTGAGCATGGATGGTGCTCCTTATCTGAGAAAGGTTGACTTGAGAACTTACACTTGCTATCAACAGTTGTCTTCTGCTCTTGAGAAAATGTTCAGCTGCTTCACTCTAG GTCAATGTGGACTTCATGGTGCTCAAGGGAGGGAAAGAATGAGCGAGATCAAACTGAAGGATCTCCTTCATGGATCAGAGTTTGTGCTTACTTACGAAGACAAAGACGGTGATTGGATGCTTGTTGGAGATGTCCCGTGGGA GATATTTACTGAAACATGCCAGAAACTGAAGATCATGAAGGGCTCTGATTCTATTGGGTTAG CTCCAGGTGCAGTGGAGAAATCGAAGAACAAAGACCGGGTTTGA